One Pelmatolapia mariae isolate MD_Pm_ZW linkage group LG1, Pm_UMD_F_2, whole genome shotgun sequence genomic window, TGTTTGATTGCGCTGCTTTTGAGCGAGTAGAGCTCAGTTCAGTCCTCACACTGCCCTCTTCTGCTCCCTCAGTCCTGATCTCACTTCTGCCTGATTAAGCTGTAATAAGATGATCACACTACAGCCAATGAAGCTGAGACAGCAATTACACCATGTATAAAATACAAGCAACATACAATTTACTCCATCAGTACCtggattttatttcactgacctgacttttaaaatttaaaaatcaaaaacaacaaacaggcaTTTAGGAATCACGtgatttatttgttcatgttacaCATTCTGTAACATTGAAGTTTGACATAACTATTTGCAGGCTCACGTCTGCTTCTCCACAAAGCTGTAAACAGTCACCGCTGATGAGCTTTAAGTGAATTGAATtattaaaaatactaaaaacagAAACCTCAGCAAACAGCACTCTCAGGATCCGAAAGCCATGATGTCATCAGTCTCAGCATGCTGACAAGAAACACTTTCCCACATGACACATGTTTCAAATTTAGCACTTAAGCGTCGTAGTCAGCGGAAGGTGTTGTTATTCCTGCAGGACGCTGAAACAACTGAACCCACTACAGACTGAATGACAATTAAGTAAGCTAGTTTCTCAACCTGTCATTCAATTTCCTGAGCTGAGTCTGGGATACCGACTATTCCTTCACACCATGCAAAAGACCCTTTTCCTCTCTGAAGAATTGTTGCCCTTGGAGTGAAAATCCTGTCTGATGGGTCCTGATCACAAGGTCCAAAGCCTCTTTCCCTCAGGGCCAAGGTCACACTGGTTTCCCCAGCTGGCCCTCCAGGATCAGTCTTCCTCTGAGGAGAGCTGGGCTCCTTCATCGTGAACCTCTCTGTAGGCAGCCATGGGGCCACCGTCAGGAGTGTAGCTCCCCATAGAGATCTTCAATCCTTCAGACAGTTTCTGGGCTGCCAGCTTGGCCTGCAACTCCTGAAATTAAACACCAGACAGAGAAAAAGCTGACATGAATAGGCTGGTAAACAGAAAACAAGCACATTATTATAAAGCAGCACAGCCACTGCTATTAAACTCTCAACAAAAGTAGGACTGATAATGAGCTCAACCGCCTCCATAAGTTGACAACAGCACACTGTGTGACGTTTGGCTCTCAGCTCGCTCCTCTGGATGTGAAGCCATACACGGTCCCTACACTGCTTGAATGCTGCCCTCTAGAGACAAGAAAGCGTCTCAAGCAGGGCGGCCTTTACCTGAAGATTTCCAtcagaagaaacaaagaaatcaatGAACTGattgtgataatattttaacAGAAGATGAGAGATGGCATTTCCGTTAATGACGCTTTAGGACAATGTGGAAgaacaaatatgttttatatgaaTTCAAGTTTCAAGCATAGAGGTGTGCCTAAGTTTGTCTTATGTAATACTCTTCTTATACTCTCGTTCAGCTTTCTCTAATAATAACTGTTAAAAGGTTTAATTCTTAATTAAGCTAAAGCATCCTAAGGGTTCGCTATTAACAGCATCAACATACTCTCTGAGACTTCATCCCTTTATAAATACTTATTGCACTAAAGTTTTCTTTTCTGCAGTAGCTACTCAGTTTGGAATCACCAGTTACCTtcacatgcatgtctttggattgaggcaggaagccagagtactTGGAGAGAACCCACCCACGACACAAGAGCATGCAATCTCCACAAACCagccttcttgctgtgaggtgacgaTGCTAACCCACCATTGTATCAGCTGTCAATAAAAGtcctgactttttaaaaatagtgaGAATCAAAGTGTGAGATGCTGATTGAATTTATGGCACAAAGGACAAGAGGATAAACATGACTGTTGTTCATATAATTACTTAATTTTCTTTTACCAAATATTTCTTGTATAAAAGGAGACATTCAGAACAGCTTTGGTTGAGCCATATTGCTAAGTGATCTAGTGAGGCACTGGCTGTTTCCACCCAGCCTGTTTAGCCTCCTTAGAAGGGCACTCGGCCTCACTAACCAGCTGCTTCTTGGTTTGCTCCTTCAGCAGTGCAGCTGACTCCTCCAGAGATAGGAGCTGGGCTGGATTGTGATGGAGAGGGGGGAGTTTGGCAGCAGTGATGTCATCCAGGTGTTTTCTGTCCTGCTCCCTCCTGGCTTGCGCAGACAGCGGCGATGAGCCTTCAGAGGACTGACTGGGTGACGAGGATCCTGATGGAGAGATGTCACTTCTATGAGGCAGCCTGGAAACACATTAAGGTGCATATTATTTATACTCAATTAACTTACACAGAGGACAAAAAGGCAGAATGGCAAACTATGTCAAATGTCTTACTGAATAAAATCTGGATTATTGGAGCATTTTTGTTGGAAATGTTCAGAAGGTAGTAAATAAAGTCCACTCACTGATTtggtttaaatttttgcttCCTGGAAGCTGCAGACTTCTCTGTTTTTTCCAGGACAGTTATATAGTGAGGCTTCTTTGGTGGTTGCTTTCTGAGAAAGTAATTGTCTCTTGCACTGCTGTTTAATGGCTCTTTGGATACGCTGCTGCCACCAGTAGTTGTTCCAGACAGCGTGACCCTTTCCAGGGCCTCCACAAGGTCACCCTCTTTTGTTTCATCAGAGTT contains:
- the polr2m gene encoding protein GRINL1A, translating into MSSSWTERQGEVGDLGHLSKEELHELLLRQERILSNKRLLQTLPDKGKKIKDFADKVRLAIDDHSEEERRRSLVSVARTELQSKYQQAFAHRRAASITPAASHQNRQHDAAAGDAAQESETSPASAQVQENHTLDEQREPLVSGATAVETMETAGRGASLNSDETKEGDLVEALERVTLSGTTTGGSSVSKEPLNSSARDNYFLRKQPPKKPHYITVLEKTEKSAASRKQKFKPNQLPHRSDISPSGSSSPSQSSEGSSPLSAQARREQDRKHLDDITAAKLPPLHHNPAQLLSLEESAALLKEQTKKQLELQAKLAAQKLSEGLKISMGSYTPDGGPMAAYREVHDEGAQLSSEED